A genomic region of Pirellulales bacterium contains the following coding sequences:
- a CDS encoding response regulator — protein sequence MSATETRAVVLVVDDAAIDRRLAGGLLEKNPGLRVEYAEHGQAALIQMSRRLPDVVVCDLQMPEMDGLELVEEIRNRWSLVPVILMTAHGSEEIAVQALKRGAASYVPKSSLSRDLLDTVENVLAVARADRRSEQLRDCLVSSETVFELPSDPQLIPALVDYLQEYVVWLELCDETGRVRVGIALEEALNNALVHGNLELTNEQLRESGGSLLEADGDDLVTQRRGMSPYRERKIFVQVRFNADEIEYVIRDQGPGFEPDLPDEPTDLVKVEREGGRGLMLMRTFMDEVSFSATGNEVRLLKRREPQRRGPS from the coding sequence ATGTCCGCAACTGAAACGAGAGCGGTAGTCTTGGTTGTGGACGATGCGGCCATCGATCGGCGCTTGGCCGGTGGACTGCTCGAAAAGAACCCTGGCTTGCGGGTCGAGTACGCGGAGCACGGTCAGGCCGCGCTCATTCAAATGTCGCGCCGGCTACCGGATGTCGTGGTGTGCGACTTGCAAATGCCGGAAATGGATGGCTTGGAACTGGTCGAGGAGATTCGCAATCGGTGGTCGCTGGTGCCGGTCATCTTGATGACGGCCCACGGCAGCGAGGAGATCGCCGTTCAGGCGCTGAAGCGCGGAGCAGCGAGTTATGTGCCGAAGTCCAGCTTGTCGCGCGATTTGCTTGACACCGTCGAGAACGTGCTGGCCGTGGCCAGGGCCGATCGGCGTAGTGAACAATTACGCGATTGTCTGGTGTCGAGCGAAACAGTTTTTGAGTTGCCCAGCGACCCCCAGTTGATTCCGGCGCTAGTGGATTATTTGCAAGAGTATGTCGTTTGGCTTGAGCTTTGCGACGAGACGGGTCGCGTTCGCGTCGGCATCGCGCTCGAGGAGGCGCTCAACAACGCGCTAGTGCATGGGAATCTGGAACTGACGAACGAACAATTGCGCGAGTCAGGAGGCAGCCTGCTTGAGGCCGATGGCGACGATCTGGTGACGCAGCGCCGTGGCATGTCGCCCTATCGCGAACGCAAAATTTTTGTGCAGGTGCGATTCAACGCCGACGAGATCGAGTATGTCATTCGCGACCAGGGACCAGGTTTTGAGCCCGACTTGCCCGACGAGCCCACCGATCTGGTCAAGGTGGAGCGCGAGGGTGGGCGTGGGCTGATGCTGATGCGCACCTTTATGGACGAAGTCAGCTTCAGCGCGACCGGAAATGAGGTGCGTTTGCTAAAACGGCGAGAGCCCCAACGGCGCGGCCCCAGCTAG
- a CDS encoding lysoplasmalogenase, whose translation MTYSVAAAEVVARPSPGFENPAMVGRWRFLLVAMWLAWAVVLAAALWLGSRNEEPAESLALWGRMGSSALLVLAALVWTLVSRNQPASRYATLVAMGMTLGLVGDLFNANLLKMGLKEPVLGGIIAFGLGHLCYIGACFEAARRAQLRSKQAFWGSLAAWWAIGVVSWYFVAYRGTEAVDLRWPGLAYTLLLAGTAAVATALAIQDKRFVLLALGATLFLVSDLVLAIRMFHGPFNNASELVWLLYGPAQMLIVYALATSLGAMQATPALTVSD comes from the coding sequence ATGACTTACAGCGTGGCCGCTGCGGAAGTTGTCGCTCGCCCTTCGCCTGGCTTTGAGAATCCCGCAATGGTCGGGCGCTGGCGGTTCCTGCTGGTGGCCATGTGGCTCGCCTGGGCGGTGGTGTTGGCAGCCGCGCTGTGGCTGGGTAGCCGCAACGAGGAGCCCGCCGAGAGCCTTGCGCTCTGGGGACGCATGGGTTCGTCGGCCCTGTTGGTGCTGGCTGCCTTGGTATGGACTCTGGTCAGTCGCAATCAGCCCGCTTCACGCTACGCGACGCTCGTCGCGATGGGCATGACGTTGGGGCTGGTCGGCGATTTGTTCAACGCAAACCTATTGAAGATGGGGCTTAAAGAGCCCGTGCTGGGAGGTATTATCGCCTTTGGCTTGGGACACTTGTGTTACATCGGCGCCTGCTTCGAGGCGGCGCGCCGCGCCCAGTTGCGGTCCAAGCAAGCATTTTGGGGATCGCTTGCCGCTTGGTGGGCCATTGGCGTCGTGAGCTGGTACTTCGTCGCCTATCGTGGAACCGAGGCCGTCGATCTGCGCTGGCCAGGATTGGCATATACCTTGTTGCTGGCGGGCACAGCCGCAGTGGCCACTGCGCTGGCGATTCAAGACAAACGGTTTGTTTTGCTCGCGCTGGGTGCTACCCTGTTTTTGGTCAGCGATCTGGTGCTGGCGATCCGTATGTTTCATGGTCCGTTCAACAACGCCAGCGAGCTCGTCTGGTTGCTGTACGGTCCAGCGCAGATGTTGATCGTATACGCATTGGCGACATCGCTGGGCGCAATGCAAGCGACGCCTGCGTTGACTGTTTCCGACTGA
- a CDS encoding HIT domain-containing protein has translation MDPLWAPWRLAYIQAEAVTAPEPKSHVLLPGADAECFVCRAVVDDADRENLVVDRTELSIVILNRFPYNNGHLLIAPRRHQGELAQLTPEEQLDLMQVIARQNERLQRLMRPDGFNVGLNLGRVAGAGLPGHLHWHIVPRWSGDTNFMPVLAGAKVIPQSLDALWELLTQDEPRRKQ, from the coding sequence ATGGATCCACTTTGGGCGCCGTGGCGGCTGGCCTACATCCAGGCCGAAGCGGTCACCGCGCCAGAACCGAAGTCGCACGTCCTGCTACCTGGCGCCGACGCCGAGTGCTTTGTTTGTCGCGCGGTCGTCGACGACGCCGATCGCGAGAACCTGGTGGTCGATCGCACCGAACTGTCGATCGTGATTCTTAACCGATTTCCTTATAATAACGGCCATCTCTTGATCGCGCCGCGCCGCCATCAAGGGGAGCTTGCTCAACTCACACCAGAAGAACAGCTCGACTTGATGCAGGTGATCGCGCGGCAGAACGAACGCTTGCAGCGGTTGATGCGGCCCGATGGGTTCAACGTGGGGCTCAATCTGGGGCGCGTCGCTGGCGCCGGGCTGCCGGGACATTTGCATTGGCACATTGTGCCGCGATGGAGCGGCGACACAAACTTCATGCCGGTGTTGGCGGGCGCGAAAGTGATCCCCCAATCGCTCGATGCGCTGTGGGAATTGCTCACACAAGACGAACCGCGCCGAAAACAATAA